A part of Geotrypetes seraphini chromosome 9, aGeoSer1.1, whole genome shotgun sequence genomic DNA contains:
- the IFRD1 gene encoding LOW QUALITY PROTEIN: interferon-related developmental regulator 1 (The sequence of the model RefSeq protein was modified relative to this genomic sequence to represent the inferred CDS: inserted 1 base in 1 codon): protein MPKSKKRNSRAGGQQRNVQPFSDEDASIETMSHCSSFSDAASFTDEGPEVEEEVTQEDFEYKLKGFVDLTLDKSAKTRQAALDGLKNALATKILYEFILERRMTLTDSIERCLKKGKSDEQRTAAALACLLCSQLGAGIESEEVFRTLQPVLKNIVCDGTASVQARQACVTAYGLCCFIATDDITDLYTTMECLENLFTKSYQKEKVTTNTSLHTHSLLTWALLLTICPIAEVKKKLEMHLQKLPSLLSCDDVKMRIAAGETLALLFELARETDADFLYEDIEPLAQTLRALATDGTKHRAKVDKRKQRSVFRDVLRAVEEGDFSTETXKFGPERMYIDCWVKKRTYDTFKELLGSGMQYHLQANEFLRNVFELGPPMMVDAGSLKTMKISRFEKHLYNSAAFKARTKARSKFRDKRTDVGEFF, encoded by the exons GTGGCCAGCAAAGGAATGTGCAACCTTTTAGTGATGAGGATGCATCTATCGAAACCATGAGTCACTGCAGCAGCTTCAGTGACGCTGCTAGCTTTACGGATGAAG GACCTGAAGTTGAAGAGGAAGTAACTCAAGAAGATTTTGAATACAAGTTGAAGGGATTTGTAGACCTTACTTTAGATAAGAG TGCAAAGACAAGGCAGGCAGCCCTTGATGGTCTCAAAAATGCCCTGGCAACTAAGATTCTGTATGAGTTTATTCTGGAGCGAAGAATGACTTTAACAGATAGCATAGAACGCTGTCTAAAGAAAG GTAAGAGTGATGAGCAGCGAACTGCAGCTGCACTGGCGTGTCTCCTCTGTTCTCAGCTAGGTGCAGGAATTGAGAGTGAGGAGGTGTTTCGAACTCTACAGCCAGTGTTGAAGAACATTGTGTGTGATGGAACAGCTAGTGTGCAGGCACGGCAGGCT tgtGTAACAGCTTATGGACTTTGCTGTTTCATTGCTACTGATGATATTACT GATTTGTATACAACCATGGAATGCTTGGAGAATCTGTTCACTAAATCCTATCAGAAAGAGAAGGTGACAACAAACACATCCCTTCACACGCACTCCCTCCTTACATGGGCACTCCTGTTAACAATCTGCCCAATTGctgaagtaaagaagaaacttgaAAT GCATTTGCAAAAGCTTCCAAGCCTGCTCTCCTGTGATGATGTGAAAATGCGAATTGCTGCTGGAGAAACTTTGGCTCTTCTTTTTGAACTAGCAAGAGAAACTGATGCT GATTttctttatgaagatattgaacccCTGGCTCAGACACTGAGAGCACTGGCTACAGATGGGACCAAGCACCGTGCTAAAgtagacaaaagaaaacagcgcTCTGTTTTCCGTGATGTCCTCAGAGCTGTGGAG gAAGGCGATTTCTCAACAGAGA ATAAATTTGGACCAGAGCGAATGTATATTGACTGTTGGGTTAAGAAGCGCACATATGACACCTTTAAAGAGCTCTTGGGATCAGGGATGCAGTACCATTTGCAG GCAAATGAGTTTCTTCGGAACGTGTTTGAACTTGGACCACCTATGATGGTTGATGCAGGCAGTCTTAAGACTATGAAAATCTCACGTTTTGAAAAG CACTTGTACAACTCTGCAGCATTCAAAGCTCGAACAAAGGCTAGAAGCAAATTTCGTGACAAGAGAACAGATGTTGGGGAATTCTTCTAG